Below is a genomic region from Persicimonas caeni.
GATCCCCTCGCCGTAATCGCGCACCTGGATCTCGGCCTGGCCCTCGTCGCGCACCAGGTTGATCTCGACGCGGCCACCCGGCTTGGAAAACTTGGCCGCGTTGGAGATGAGGTTGGTCAGCACCTGCACGATGCGCCGCCTGTCGACGCGCGTGCACAGCGGCTCCTCGGGCAGGCCCAACGCATACGACAAGCTGCGTCCGAAGAAGAGCGCTTGATTCTCGGCGATGGAGTCATCGATCGCCTCGCGCAGGTCGCACGGCCTGCGCTCGAGCTCGATGCCCTCCTCGCTGGTGAGCCGGCGCAGGTCGAGCAGGTTATTGACCACCTCGAGCAGACGGTGGGTATTCGAATGCGCCAGCTCGACCATGCGGCGAAGGCGCGGCTGCTCGTCGGCGTCGATCTCGCGCTTCATCACCTCCAGCAGCCCGTCGAGCGGCGTCAGCGGGGTGCGCAGCTCGTGGCTGACCAGCCCCAAGAAGGCGTCCTTGAGCCGGTCGACCTCCTCGCGGGTGCTCGTATCCTCGATGATGGCGACAAAGACCGGCTCGAGATCGAGCCCCGAGTACAGCAACTGCACCGACACCGGATACTTCGAGCCGTCGGATCGCTTGGCCGACGTGTCGAAGCGCACCACGTCGCGCCCCTCCTCGCGGACCTCGCACAGACGCTGCTCGAAGCGTCGTCGCGGCGAGGACGGGAGCACGTCGAGGATGCTCAACTCTTCGAGCTCGTCGGCCGAGTACTCCAGATTGTGGCGGCTGGCCTGGTTGGCTCGAGTGATCTGCAGGCTCTCCGCGTCGAAGACGAGCACCTCGGTCGACGAGTGCTCCAGGATGCGCCCCAGGCGACGATGCAGCGCCTCGACCCGGCGAAGCTCGGTGACATCTTGGACCGTGCCGCGCACCTTGTAGGGCGTACCGTCTTCGTCGCGCATCACCTCGATCTCGGCGTGGAGGATGCGCGGCTCCCCGGTCGGAAGCACAAAATATTGATTCATCGCATGCCTGTCGCCGCTCTCCAGAAGCCG
It encodes:
- a CDS encoding sensor histidine kinase, with protein sequence MARPHRPKEAEDSAPRPPSEAHETSGGDHPGERLAAIVNSLDVIIWEFDATELSTTYVSPQIEQMLGYTVDEVYEEPNLWKELLHPDDRERVVDTCLEHTRHGRSHQLEYRMLEAGGEVRWVRDIATYVPCDGEPDRLRCVFIDITERKEAVLRLEENRERLAVAQRIAHVGDWQWDLETDEIEWSDECYRIFGLAPQSMELTYDKFLSLLPEESVPEIEATAVRLLESGDRHAMNQYFVLPTGEPRILHAEIEVMRDEDGTPYKVRGTVQDVTELRRVEALHRRLGRILEHSSTEVLVFDAESLQITRANQASRHNLEYSADELEELSILDVLPSSPRRRFEQRLCEVREEGRDVVRFDTSAKRSDGSKYPVSVQLLYSGLDLEPVFVAIIEDTSTREEVDRLKDAFLGLVSHELRTPLTPLDGLLEVMKREIDADEQPRLRRMVELAHSNTHRLLEVVNNLLDLRRLTSEEGIELERRPCDLREAIDDSIAENQALFFGRSLSYALGLPEEPLCTRVDRRRIVQVLTNLISNAAKFSKPGGRVEINLVRDEGQAEIQVRDYGEGIAEEFQPYVFDKFTQAHTPMERSYQGTGLGLALSRKLVEMHDGDISFETALGEGTTFFVRLPLT